Genomic window (Salvelinus alpinus chromosome 13, SLU_Salpinus.1, whole genome shotgun sequence):
GGGGAAGGGGGGCGCAGGCATACTTCTGACCCTCAGCAGAGCCCTGGAAGGCAGCCTCGTACTTGGCCAGGGCTTCAGCAATGGAGGCGGTGGGAGGCAgcatgtaccacaggtggaccgcCATACAACGCTTCCAGTCCAGTTCTGAACACACATTCACCTCACAGTCTGTAGACTGCCACACCTAGAGAGACCAGTACATACAGCTCAGAAAACATTTCTCATTCATGTATTTTCCAACAAATTATGTGGATTACACACACATGACAATCCAGTTAATGGCGGTCTGAACACAACAACAGCTGGACACACAGTTACTTACAGGTTTCCCAGCGAGAAGGGCAAAGATCCGTAGCCTCTCCTCAGGCAGGAAAGAGTCTGTCTGCATCCTGTTCCAGTCTCCAAGCTGCAGTGCCAGCAGCTCCCGGCCGTACTGAGAGCCCACCGCCTGGGACAGCAGCAGGGAGAGACGGTGGTCCCCTACACACAGGTTTAAGACAACTTAATGCGATCCTACAACCTGTCCCAACGGTTTCGTAAGACACCACTTGTATGCAGCAGGGTTTAGCTTcctacccctcccctcctccatccatccattcccTCGTCTTCCTGATCTCCCTTCCTTCCTCACATCACCTCAATTTCCAATCCCCCCTACCTCTGTCACCCCTCCaatcccccctctcctcaccacTCTTCTGAGCCAGCCTGCAGGCATCACTGATCCGGTGTCCAGTCAGGTAGCTAAAGATGGCATCCACGTTTCCTCCCCCCTGGTTCAGGCCCACTTCCTGCTCGATCCTCTGGGTGGCACTGTGGGACAGCCAAGCTGAGAagctccttctcctctccatctgCTGCAGGTAGCCACTGGTACCAGGCACTGCTGAACACCGTCGGCCCCACAGGGCCTCACACAGAGTCCACACCTGAGCCCAGTGACCCAGGACTGCTACAGGGAGATGGACATAAAGAGGATAGCATTAGCAagcatatattttttatatatctgAACACATCGAGATCACCATGGGAGAGGATTAAAACAGAAATATACAGGGgtgatgtcagaataatagggaAGTTTTGGAATTGGACCAATAATGAATGTGCACCATctaccattgtgtgtgtgttgcatctcTTACCATCTCCAGCACCAGCCTCCTGGTTGAGGTCAGTAATCCACTCTGCGTACTCGTGCAGGGCGGCCACACCGCTCTGGGGCTGGATGAAGGGGCAGGCCCCCTCTGTACTGATGCTGCTGTGCTTCAGGCTGATCTCCAGGGGCCGCTGGTACACCGCTTGGCTCTCCTCACTGTCGCGCAGCTCCAGACCAACCACCTGCTCGATCACCACCTTGAATGGACTGTCGGACAGTCTGTACAGTGAAAGACAGAAGGATGGGGAGAAAGATGGATTTGGAGAGGAACGAGGAATGTTTAGGCTTTAGTTTCGATCTCTAAACAAACCTCAAACAGTCCTTTCATACAGGTCTGGATCCCATTCCCACACTCCTGtgtagattttttatttattttatttaacccgtATTTTACTAGTAAGTTGACAGAccaaattctcatttacagcaacaacctggggaatggTTACAGGGGAAAGAAGAGCCTAATTGGAAGCTGGGGGTgataggtgaccatgatggtacgagggccagattgggaatctAGCTAGGACACACAGGTTAACAATagtcttacgataagtgccatgggatctttagtgtccacagagtcaggacactcgtttaacatcccatctgaaagacggcaccctacacagggcaatgacCCCCATCACTGCCCtgtggcattgggatatttttttaagaccagaggaaagagtgcctcctattggccctccaacacctcttccagcagcatctggtctcacagtcagggaccgaccaggaccaaccctgcttagcttcagaggcaagccagcagtggggtgCAGGGAGGTATGCTGCTGGTCAAGTGGTCTGATGACagtggtctggtgtgtgtgtgtgtgtgtattgcttaCCGTCTACTCTTGGCAGGTTTGGGCAGGAATCCAAAGCCTGTAGCTCCTGTGTCTCCGTGGTCCTGCTCCTTGTCCCCGGCCCCACTTAGCCCGTCTCCACAGTGGACCAGAGTCCAGCCAGGACCCCAGCCCACACGAAATGACCGGCCCGTGAACAAAGCCGCATCCATGAGAAGACGGCCCTGGATGGATGGGAATGGATTACAACAACCCATACTTTACAGCCCTATTCACACATAATAAACAGTGGAATCATTCAAATTATCCAGCAAATCTCAATGTTCTTGATGTAAAGTTTCATTGCTTTGCCCCGTGTACATCTGAATGTATCCTTGTGTAAAtcagtctactgtacctgatatTTCAACTCTTAACGATTATAATTGTATCATGAAGTGTCTAGCAAAAATTCCAGTAgctttccccaaattcccaggttttccagaaatcctggttggaggattccagaTTTCCTACTTAGTCCCTCTTAAATCTGTTAATCTTCCAACCAGGAGTTCTGgaaaaacctgggaatttggggaaagttcCAGGAAATGTAACACATTAGAAGTATAGCTATCAATACCTTCCCCAGTGTGACTGAGTTCTCTGGGTCCACAGGTCCCCCCAGGCGCCGAGCCCCTACTGTCCGTACAGTGGCCTCGGGCGGTGGGGCTGTCAAAAGAAAAGAGGGCCAGGGGGAGACCCGCGAAGGCTCAGGCACCGCCGGCGACACCCGAGACTTGGACAGCCTGCCGGGAAGGCCCCCACCAAAGGGCACGTCAGGGAGCTGAAAGAAGAGACCGGCACTGCTGAAACGAGTCTGCAGGAGACCACCGACTGGAGAGAGAACGCAAGGGTGGGGGGAAGAAGAGCTCAATGAACACAATCCAAGTAAACCACCTTTAATTCATCCAATAGTAAAGCTTCCTTCAGAAGGACTGCTATATTAGCATTTTAGGCCTGTTAGGGTCTGTAAGTAGAAGATGGCGACTGTGGGTATAATTCAGTGTTTGGGCTGTGTGTCTGACACTTACTGGAGGGCCTGCCCTGCGTGCCAGGCAGGTGGATGTGAGGAGAGGCCACGTCTAGAGAACTTGTCATCCCTCCCTGCTCCTGGAACATGTCACCATCATCGTCCTCAGCAAACAGCGATGCCTTCATAATCTGAGAAAAGGGAAGCACACGCTACCGTCATGAAGCGAGTGAGGGAAAACACACCACCCACACCATTAAACAAGTGGCGCATGAGGGTGTACAGTAGTATATTACCTGTAGTGTGTGAGGGTTGATCCCCAGCGAGGAGGCGATCTGACTGGACGCTGAGACAGAGTCGTGTTCCGTAGGGGTCACATTCCCCAGCCGACTTCCCTTCTCCCCTATGccactctccccttcctcctcccccaaCATGCTCTCCCCTGGGGCATCCTGGGTAATGTCAGCCATATCACTGTCCACCTCCAATACGCGATTCAGCAGCTCCAGCACTGCTGTGGACTGTACACACAGCGGGTCGATAAACGACACAGAAGGGAAAGTGCCGCCAAACACAaaaaagagacagacacacagacaaaatCAGTTTagtgtaatcagattacataagtaaatgtaaaatgtcagtaTCTGTATTCAGAGCAGTTGGTTCCAGGTCAGTGAGCTCCACTGGTCAGAGCAGATGGTACAGGTGTGTGGACGAAGACCACATATGGTGGACATCACTCTCAATAAGCATTATTTTCTTCTCTACATACACAAGTCTGACAGACCAGCAGAATGTGTCATCTTTAATCAGTTTATTTCATAGCATTATCAGATATCACAGATGTATATAGGAGCAGGTTTTACGTAAGATAAGTCGTAGCTTGAGTCAATAATACCCCAagagtagtagttgtagtttctTAAACCCTCAACCAGACAGAAGACCTAATCCTGAATATATTCTGCAGGACTGGCAGAGTTGCCCAAGAACCGCAAGTTATCACACATCACACATCTTTGGTACATTTTTTAAAGCTTGTTTGGCAAAAAAGATAAAACATAAGCAACTATGAATCTGTGAAGAGATTTTTCAGGTTTAACATCTCTGCATTAATACTGGATTTTAATGAGGTACAACCATGGTAATGTGATGTTTTCTGAAGATACCGTAATCAGTATTAAACCGTTTGTAAATGTTGACTTTAAATACCTAGCAGATGAGACTGACAgttggtaaaaaaaatattttacaatGCAGATTTAatttaagaaaaataaaaaaaatacttcagAGTTAAACATTTCCTTAAGTTAGTTTGATTTATTTTTATCCAAAAACCTCATTCAACACTTAGCCCTTAAAACATCTTATTTTCAATCCATTAATTACTTCATGCCTTTGCTAGTGATCCAGGCTGATGTTAAGCTCAGGATATTTAAGATTTAGAGCACAGATGAAGGTGTGCATTTTGAATCGGTTGTGAGGGGCAGAACTTAACCACTAACCAGGACTGACAGACTTGTGCAATCCACCCTGCCCACCTCCTGTCTGTGATTGGTGAGTTGTGGCACCTCAGGTACCGGTGAACCTGGGCGGAGAGGAGAACTCAGACCTCCCCACACCACTGATATATAGAACATGGAACATGTGGATGTTTCCCATCTCATCATGTGATGTCAGATTGATGTTTAAGAGCCTTATTGGGGTGCAGAGACCAACATCATCCAGGGCTATCAAACGTAAAACCTTTTTCATAGAAACCTATTGAATACAAGCCATAACAGGAGTGGTGAAACAGAGATATAGGCAGAAGACCCAACACACTGCAtgtggtagtaatggtagtggaaAGGAAACACTGCTTCTGTTCAGATCATCGGGTATATTTAGGTTGTATATTGATTAAGGCCATCCAAGTGATGTAGAGAGCAGTGAGTATGACTGTCAGTGTGGGTGGGCGCACTGTGCTGCTCAGTCTACCTGAGCCTGTGGCGCCACCTGCTGCTGGGAGGGAGGCAGCTGCTGCAGCCCTGGTGGAAGTCTTGTTGCCGTCTTCAGCTTCTTAGGGTCCACTTTGAGAGGGACTTCCTTATCCTCGTCAGAGTCCTGCAGGCCGTACTTAGAGAAATGAGCCACCTGCAGACACAGGGAGAGAAGAGTCAGACATGGAAGGGAGAAATTGATTCACAGACGCTGTGTGTGTCATGGCATGCTTACCTCAAACACCCAGGACCCCGTCTCGGAGCGGTACTCGAGGAAGCGGGCGCCCTGTTTGCGTGAGGCGTTCTCCAGGCGGCCCTCGTAGTTCATCTCAGACAGACGCTCAGGGCTCTTTATTTGAGTACAGGTGGTCTTATCATTAGGCCACACCCCATCCAGAGTCACCTCTGCTCGCCTGGGAGAGGGgatgagtgagtgagaaagaggggagagggagaaagagataagAATATGGGGTTAGTAAAGAGTTGCGGTAAAggatgagagaaagggagaggaaatAAGGAGAACATTAACTTGAGTTATGCCTCAGCTGTGATCACTATCAGAGTATATGTCAAATCAGTTTGACGTCTGTGATGGCATTACAAGGAAACTGATAACGACAATGTCCCCACTGTGAAGGGGAGGAAGAGCCCCTGTCCCATCCTGTCACTGACCTGTTGAGCCCCTCCCCCTCGGGGGGCTTGTTCTTGTCGTCGAGGTAGACGATGACCTCTTTACGTCTGAAGTGGACAATCTCATCCAGGTTCAGCCCCGTCACGTTCACCTCACCATGGAAGAACACGGAGCCGTAACCTgagagccaatcagagagcagagCAGTGAGCTACCGACCAATATTTCTTAAAGAGCAGTATCCACCCGACCAATCCAGAGTCTTACCTTTTCTGCCCACGGTGAAGTTTTCCACCACACACACCCCGTTTTCATCCACCATTTTGGCCAGCTCGTCCATGGCAGGGATGGTGTAGTAGCCCACACGGCCCAGAACGATACCTGCAGGGTGGGGGGGGCCCTCCTCCACTCGCTCCTCCTGTATGGAGTCATCTCCCAGCGATATGTCCTCGCTGCTCACCTGAAATCAGAGGAGGCAGGTTCAGAACAGTCATGTCAAAaatgtctaaagtagtgcactatctgaGGAGCGTGCCCCAAAAAAGAAGTGCCCTTTATGGGGAATCAGGTGTCATTTGAGACAACCATATTCACTGTCTGTCTACTCCTTTTTACTATCAGCTCACCTGCAGCCCGTTCCTGCCCCCAGCCCCCATCCTATGGGCATTGAGCTCTGAGATGGTGTCCTGCAGGCTGGGCTTGGCGTAGAACTTGATCTCCAGGTCGTCCTCGgctcctccctccaccacctccctcaCATCATCATCCTCGTCCACACTGGCACTGTAGGGGAGAGACATGGTCAGCAACCAACACTCCACAGATACATATTTGAAATgttaactctgtgtgtgtgtgtgtgtgtctgacccgaGTCCGTTGAGGGGGTACTCTGGTGGAGAGGACAGGTCGTCGGAGTCTCTGTTGAGCGGGCTGCTGTACAGGCTGCTGCCATTCAGGTTCTTCAGCACCAGCTTCTTGATGCTCTTCCTAGTTTAtaacaccacagagaaacacagatcaGACAACATACACAGATGTACTAACATACACATCAGGTACCATACACCAACATCAgtcagcagacagacagaagcaTATAGATGCAGCTCGTTACATACAAGAGGTGAAAAGCTATTGAAAACCAAGTTCTAGTATCCGCTTAGAAAAACATAACAGAAAACAGCTGAATTCAGTAAATCAGTGGAAACAGAAACATGTGAACTAGTTAGAAGCAAATTTCCACAGAGACACCTACCTGGGCATGAAGGCTCCGTTGGTGAGAGAAGGCTCGTCGTCATCCAACCCATCAAACAGCTGGGACTTGGAAGAGCCCGATGATGTCAGAGCTTTGGGCCGCACACGTGTCGCAGGTCGCGGTGTCAGTTTGTAGTGAGTTGGCGTGGTCAACGCCTTCTGGGCCACTGGATTGGTGGGCTTCAGACGCTCCTCCTTCTTCTTGGGATCAGAGAGGGGGTTTCTGAAGAGGGGGGAGTCTCCGAAGGGGGAGTAGGCCAGAGCATTGATCTGCTGCTGCAGCACTGCCTGCTGGGCCGCCACCGCGTTAGGGTCCGTCACCGCTGAGTAGAGACAAGTGAAACAGACATAAGAATTAGGAAGTTCACACCACATCGTGTAATGTTATCCAGACAGTTTCTTCAGTACACTAAAAGAGTAATACAATTGGTACTAGAGCAGTGGTTTTCAAAGTCGGGCTGGCGGGGAAACTGCAGTGAGGAGATTAAgagtacagattattgtatgcGACAATATACAAACGTTtgagaaaaaaacatttgaaaatatACAATTGTATTAAGTAAATATATTCattggtttcttttcattttgataagagaTAAAAAAATGCACTGAATTTAAGcttatttgttgatgtaaaaatctAAATTAACTGATTTTAAGGTTGTGTCATTAGATTTGGGGTGTGGTGGGGTGGCAATAAATTATTGGGGGGGGAATAGGGTCCcggctgaaaaagtttgaataccactgtACTAGAGGAAAGGGCGAGGGATGTGCTTTCACATTCAGCTTCAGACTGGATAGATAGGTGGTGATAGACGGAAGTGGTATTTACCAACGGGCTGTTGTGGCGCTCCGAAGCCCAGAGTGCTGTTTCCTGTGCTGAATCCCTGCACTCCAAAACCTCCCATTGAACCCAGCGTCTTGTTATTCCCAAACAGAGACATCTGGCCAGTGCCTACTGTTGACAAAGACAGAACACACACgctcagagaaacacacagactaATGACTGACATAATGAAGACTCAGATAAAACACATCCAAAAAGGCAGGTCTTTGTTTTTGCTATTTTTTACATGATGGATATTTGATGCATTTGTGGTTTATTTATTATCTTCCATACGATACATGAGAAGTTAACATTATATTTCACTACCAAATGTATGCCAGGCCTATGGTGCTCTGGAAGTGTCATCTGTTCCATTCATACCTGCTCCAAAGCTGGCTCCCAGCCCGGTCCCTAGTCCTCCTGCTGCAGTCTTGTTCCCAAAAAGGCTTCCGCCAGCAGCAGTGGGTCCAAAACCTtcacacaacacagagagaagaaCAACATGGTCACTGACATAGCCAATAATATCATCTAtaagtagggctgggcgatatggccaaaatatcatatcacaatATTTTTCATGTTTTTACCGTATAACGGACTCATATTTTTTAACAATGAAAGTTCTAAATATTCTTTATGAGTAGTAATTAGAAGGTGATTTCAATGGCTCTCTCCAGTCCGGCTGTTTTATAAAGTTCAATCCAACTTCAAACATGTTCATGAATTTCTGCATTTTTGTTATTTCCACGCCGTGCCACGCAGAGCAGCGTGCTGTGCAAAACATCTAGGGGAAAAAACTGTTGGAAAATAGAATGATTGATTTCTAGTTGGAATATAGTGGGCAGCAACTTGAACAcattgttgtttgacatgacaacgaatgaataAGCCAGGGAGGAATtattgacagggtaggaaccaaagtgttggtcagtgtttccaggGGAGCCTAATTAGATGTTATATTACACATTCTTACCACATGTAgcgagatagctagctagctaacattcatGCTTTGCCTATTTCTCTCAGATTTAAAAGATACCATTGCAAAAACAATGCTCATCTATGCCTACACCAGTaccaggctgtattagctagctacatttgctCTGACATTTTGcaagttagctagccagctaactagcaatTAGTGGGTAACAATTTATTTTGGCCagaacttgctaagaaaagacaaacaagCAATAGTTTGCAGACAAGATAGAAACTAATAGGGATGGGAATGGCTGTTGATGGCTGTTCGAGTACTATCTTTAAccatagaaaaaaatatatatactcatcctggtccccccgtggggaatgaacccgcaacgccagggttgtgggttcattccccacggggggaccaggatgaatatgtatgaactttccaatttgtaagtcgctctggataagagcgtctgctaaatgacttaaatgtaaatgtactgtaaaatTACTTGGTGGAATGTGCTTTGTGCCCAAATGggcaagtgattttttttttttatgtctcaaAGACGTTAATTTCCATTTGTACACATGCATTTACagggtaaaaaaaaatgaaaagctaagTAACAGTCCTTCTCCTCAAATTTCCTTTCCCCTCTAAGGCTTACTCAATTGCATTCCAATCGCTCCCCACAAGCTTCCGTTAGTGCTACAGAAATAAATGCCTATAAAAACATAACTGACAAGATACACAAGCTACATTCTTTGCCAAATGATGCTAGTTTTATTACAAATTCAAAATGGAATAGTTGATTGAAGTAGggaaatactgtatgtgtgttccaACGAGCTAATTTTGGAATAATTGCATCCCATCTTTTCTCCGCTTAGGCTACTTTGCGAACTTCTAGTGCCATTTAGAATTAGTTAGCCTAGGCTATAACCCCTAAACATAGGTTCCACGCTGAAAAtatgtaaaataaaaaagtgaAGTTCACAAGAGCGGAATGCAGGCCAGAGACTAGATAATAATTCCACCAAAGCAGTGTAAAATATCCAGTCAGAAAATATTGTATCTCTTTCACTATGTTGGATGCATGGCCTAGACACatccagttgtacaactgactaggtatccccctttctcccGATTAAACAAGGAATATAACAGAGTTCcatctagaggtcgaccgattaatcggaatggccgatttcaagttttcatacgttttttttttttacacctttatttaactaggcaagtcagttaagaacacatttttattttcaatgacagcctaggaacggtgggttaactgccttgttcaggggcataacaacatatttttaccttgtcagctcggggattcaatcttgcaaccttacggttaactagtccaacgctctaaccacctgccttacattgcactccacgaggagttgtgcgaatgcagtaagaagccatggtaagttgctagctagcattaaacttatcttataaaaaacaatcaatcatattcactagttaactacacatggttgatgatattactagtttatatagcgtgtcctgcgttacatataatcgatgcagtcgCGAAACAGGACTGTCGTTGcgccaacgtgtacctaaccataaacatcaatgcctttcttaaaatcaatacacaagtatacatttttaaacctgcatatttagttaatattgcctgctcacattcatttattttaactagggaaatggtgtcacttctcttgcaacagagtaagggtatatgcagcagtttgggccgcctggctcgttgcaaactgtgtgaagacaatttcttcctaacaaagacagccaacttcgccaaacgggggatgatttaacaaaagcgcattgcgaaaaaagcacaatcgttgcacgactgtacctaaccataaacatcaatgccttaaaatcaatacagaagtatatattttttaacctgcatatttagctaaaagaaatccaggttagcaggcaatattaaccaggtgaaattgtcacttctcttgcgttcattgcaggcagtcagggtatatgcaacagtttgggccgcctggctcgttgcgaactaatttgccagaattttacgtaattatgacataacattgaaggttgtgcaatgtgacaggaatatttagacttatggatgccacccgttagataaaatacggaatggttccgtatttcactgaaagaataaacgttttgtcttcgagatgatagtttccggattcgaccatattaatgacctatggctcgtatttctgtgtgttattatgttataattaagtctatgatttgatagagcagtctgacagtgatggtaggcaccagcaggctcgtaagcattcattcaaacagcactttcgtgtgttttgccagcagctcgtcgctgtgcttcaagcattgcgctgtttatgacttcaagcctatcaactcccgagattaggctggtgtaaccaatgtgaaatggctagttagttagcggggtgcgcgctaatagcgtttcaaacgtcactcgctctgagacttggagtagttgtttcccttgctctgcatgggtaacgctgcttcgagggtggctgttttcgatgtgttcctggttcgagcccaggtaggagcgaggagagggacggaagctatactgttacactggcaatactaaagtgcctataagaacatccaatagtcaaaggtatatgaaatacaaatcgtatagaagAAATAGTCtatataattcctataataactacaacctaaaacttcttacctgtgaatattgaagactcatgttaaaaggaaccaccagctttcatatgttctcatgttctgagcaaggaacttaaactttagctttcttacatggcacatattgcacttttactttcttctccaacactttgtttttgcattatttaaaccaaattgaacatgtttcattatttatttgaggctaaattgattttattgatgtattatattaagttaaaataagtgttcattcagtattgttgtaattgtcattattacaacaaaaaaaaaatatatatatatatatttttttttaattattattattattattattattttttttttatttttttatcggcCGATTAAacggtatctgctttttttgtcctccaataattggcatcggcgttgaaaaatcataatcggtcgacctctagttccgTCAACAAATTACTTGAATAGCCTAAAAACGTAAGGTAGCAAGGGGACTAATAATGAGAACAAACAATATCAATAGCCGACAGAAAAATAATGACAACCTTACTAAGAAAGAAATTATTTATGTGAACCATAAAATTAAAAAACTCCATTAGAGGTTGAAAACCAAATGGCCAATAACCTACCCTCCTACTAGGCCTATCATAAAAGCTTTAAGGCTAGTTAAAGTTATGAACAGTAGCTTATTTCTCAAATAGTCTGGCCTACGAAAGGTGTTGTCCTAAAGTTGTGAACTTCAAAAATAACAATGAAAGTATAAGCTATTCTCAATCACAGCTTAGAGATATGGCataaacaatacatttatttatGAGGCAAATAAAGCAATTATTCAATGCTGAAGAATGTATGCacacactactgtaagtcgctctgaataagagcgtctgctaaatgtcaaCATTTTTAATGTAAAAAAGTCTTAAgactgtctttttttttttttttataatttaaaaaaatttttttacttAAGACTTCATCTACCCAGCCCATGATGTAGGCCTATAATCGAGCTCACTACGGTaagactcccgagtggcgcagtggtctaagacactgcagtacctggttcgaatccaggctgcatcacatctggccgtgattgggaatcccttAGTGcagtgcacaattgacccagtgttgtccgggtttgtaaataagaatttgttcttaactgacttgcctagttaaaaaaattaaaaaaataaagacaGCCCGTTCCTCAGATAGTCACTGCTCCATCATGTGCCTGCCACACAGATAGAAACAGACACGTACACAAACCTGTCCTGCTCCTCCACCGAAAGgaatataaaaataaaagatttgcCATTACCTCATGGTTGTCATGATTGCTTCAGTTGAATTTGATTTTGCGCTATAACTAAACTATCGTAGCGGGGTtattaaatatatattattactttTAAATACTTTTTGGGGGTATAAAAGTTATGGGAAGATCACAACAGGTCAAAGGTTACATCACCCAACCCTAATGCCATAGGCTTCCAcaagcagttactgcctttttgaagattgtgttccacgatataaccagttgatattatggttaaatacattttaaaatgcaCTTGTTTTTTTTTACACTATATTAAAAGAAATGGGGAAATTTAGCCATTAGGATTTgttatctgtaatggttatgataaattagGCATTGTTGGCATAtagatagtgccttcagaaagtacacacacattttgttactgccagaatttaaaattgattacatttagattttgtttggcactggcctacacacaaaagcccataacgtcaaagtggaattgtgtttcatttttttcattcaaattattattattttttttaatgaaaagctgaaatgtcttgagtcaataagtactcacccctttgttatggcaagcctaaataagttttcTTTAggactacctcatctttgtaccccacacatatagataattgtaaggtccctcagtcgattagtgaatgtcaaacacagattca
Coding sequences:
- the LOC139537399 gene encoding nuclear pore complex protein Nup98-Nup96-like isoform X4 — its product is MFNKSFGAPFGGGAGGFGTSSTFGQQNTSFGAATGGFGASAFGATNNTGGLFGATQNKPGGLFGSSTFSQPVTSSTSSGFGFGVSSGTSTSLFGSTNTGGGGGLFSQQSNAFGAAKPASFGTFGTSTASSGGLFGATNSNPFGGASTSLFGASGFTQQAAQPGTTVKFNPPTGSDTMVKGGVTASINTKHQCITAMKEYENKSLEELRFEDYQAGRKGPTNPMAAPTGGIFGAAAAATPSTGATGLFGSSATNTGFSFGQAKTTFGTSAGGFGAATGSLFGQQQPQQAQQAVSLFKPFGQATTTPNTGFSFGNTSTMGQPQQTSTMVGLFGATAASQAGGLFGNTAQTAPATGFGTGTGLFGQTNTAFGNVGTQQGLFGNKTAGFGVTTTSAPSFGTGTGLFGNKPALTLGTATNTSNFGFGPTAAGGSLFGNKTAAGGLGTGLGASFGAVGTGQMSLFGNNKTLGSMGGFGVQGFSTGNSTLGFGAPQQPVAVTDPNAVAAQQAVLQQQINALAYSPFGDSPLFRNPLSDPKKKEERLKPTNPVAQKALTTPTHYKLTPRPATRVRPKALTSSGSSKSQLFDGLDDDEPSLTNGAFMPRKSIKKLVLKNLNGSSLYSSPLNRDSDDLSSPPEYPLNGLGASVDEDDDVREVVEGGAEDDLEIKFYAKPSLQDTISELNAHRMGAGGRNGLQVSSEDISLGDDSIQEERVEEGPPHPAGIVLGRVGYYTIPAMDELAKMVDENGVCVVENFTVGRKGYGSVFFHGEVNVTGLNLDEIVHFRRKEVIVYLDDKNKPPEGEGLNRRAEVTLDGVWPNDKTTCTQIKSPERLSEMNYEGRLENASRKQGARFLEYRSETGSWVFEVAHFSKYGLQDSDEDKEVPLKVDPKKLKTATRLPPGLQQLPPSQQQVAPQAQSTAVLELLNRVLEVDSDMADITQDAPGESMLGEEEGESGIGEKGSRLGNVTPTEHDSVSASSQIASSLGINPHTLQIMKASLFAEDDDGDMFQEQGGMTSSLDVASPHIHLPGTQGRPSIGGLLQTRFSSAGLFFQLPDVPFGGGLPGRLSKSRVSPAVPEPSRVSPWPSFLLTAPPPEATVRTVGARRLGGPVDPENSVTLGKGRLLMDAALFTGRSFRVGWGPGWTLVHCGDGLSGAGDKEQDHGDTGATGFGFLPKPAKSRRLSDSPFKVVIEQVVGLELRDSEESQAVYQRPLEISLKHSSISTEGACPFIQPQSGVAALHEYAEWITDLNQEAGAGDAVLGHWAQVWTLCEALWGRRCSAVPGTSGYLQQMERRRSFSAWLSHSATQRIEQEVGLNQGGGNVDAIFSYLTGHRISDACRLAQKSGDHRLSLLLSQAVGSQYGRELLALQLGDWNRMQTDSFLPEERLRIFALLAGKPVWQSTDCEVNVCSELDWKRCMAVHLWYMLPPTASIAEALAKYEAAFQGSAEGQKYACAPLPPYLDQSDQPDMEEEESKRPLYDICFHLLKLYSDRHYSLQQLLDPLAVTWECLDYRLSWHLWSVLQALHYTHLSPARQGLIHTSYAAQLESAGLWDMAIYVLLHIPDNTLRERAVREMLQLHCPLLETEESAKKEHFLTERLLIPEQWLHQAKATRARRDTDRHGEALHLYRAGHWNLCHSLVIQHLASDCIINDNHEYLLVFLEGLAVPERSSVIQDWDTAGRVYLDYIGVIQTLHAIQQMDSTGYELECLHTEVTSLCSRIELLPCSTAKDRLAQSEMAKCVANILRVVLSLQQGGEIPLSQLASNIGRLPMPEDYALEELRSLTQSYLRQLIVS